One genomic region from Lentimicrobium sp. L6 encodes:
- a CDS encoding nucleotide sugar dehydrogenase — protein sequence MESKNYKIAIIGLGYVGLPLAVEFGKKFQVLGFDINQVRVDQLNGGHDATLEVEDHDLQQALSSDGDAGLKLTTNLEEIRESNIYIVTVPTPIDQFKRPDLTPLVKASETVGKVISKGDIVIYESTVYPGATEEDCIPVVEKVSGMKFNEDFFAGYSPERINPGDKVNTLLTIKKVTSGSTPEIAKVVDDMYNTILLNGTHMATSIKVAEASKVIENAQRDLNISFVNELALIFDRLGIDTNEVIDAAGTKWNFLKYRPGLVGGHCIGVDPYYLAFKAESVGYYPDVIRSGRRVNDDMSRFVADKVIKLMIKKGLKILDSKVLLLGVTFKENCPDIRNTKVVDIVDELQKFGCKLDIYDPWANQAEVQHEYGIKTMDKNVDIYASKYDAIILAVSHEQFADLDLQRLTNGNQSVIFDIKGFLPKDKVDGRL from the coding sequence ATGGAAAGTAAAAATTACAAAATCGCAATCATTGGCCTTGGATATGTTGGCCTACCTCTAGCCGTTGAATTTGGAAAGAAATTCCAAGTGCTCGGATTTGATATCAATCAAGTTCGTGTTGACCAGTTAAATGGTGGACATGATGCCACTTTAGAAGTAGAAGATCATGATCTGCAACAAGCACTCAGCTCCGATGGAGATGCTGGACTAAAACTGACAACCAATCTCGAAGAAATCAGGGAAAGCAATATTTATATTGTCACTGTACCTACACCTATAGATCAGTTCAAAAGACCTGACTTAACTCCCCTAGTGAAAGCTAGTGAAACGGTGGGAAAAGTGATTTCAAAAGGAGATATTGTCATTTATGAAAGCACTGTTTATCCTGGCGCCACTGAGGAAGATTGTATTCCAGTAGTAGAGAAAGTAAGTGGAATGAAGTTCAATGAGGATTTCTTTGCAGGTTATAGCCCAGAAAGAATCAACCCAGGCGACAAAGTGAATACCTTGCTTACCATTAAAAAAGTAACTTCCGGTTCTACACCAGAAATAGCTAAAGTAGTGGATGATATGTATAATACCATCCTCTTAAATGGCACACATATGGCCACTTCTATTAAAGTAGCAGAAGCTTCTAAGGTAATAGAAAATGCCCAAAGAGATTTAAACATCAGCTTTGTTAATGAATTGGCTTTAATCTTCGATCGCTTAGGAATTGATACCAATGAAGTAATAGATGCGGCAGGAACCAAATGGAATTTCTTGAAATACCGTCCGGGTTTAGTAGGAGGCCATTGTATTGGAGTTGACCCTTATTATTTAGCTTTTAAAGCAGAAAGCGTAGGCTATTACCCCGATGTTATTCGCTCCGGAAGAAGAGTTAACGATGATATGTCGCGCTTCGTAGCTGATAAAGTCATTAAGCTTATGATTAAAAAAGGCTTGAAGATTCTAGATAGTAAAGTTCTTCTACTTGGAGTAACCTTTAAAGAAAACTGTCCCGATATTAGAAATACCAAAGTGGTGGATATAGTAGACGAGCTACAAAAGTTCGGATGTAAACTAGACATCTACGACCCATGGGCCAATCAAGCAGAAGTACAGCATGAATATGGTATCAAAACCATGGACAAGAATGTAGATATTTATGCCTCAAAATACGATGCCATTATACTAGCGGTAAGCCACGAGCAATTTGCCGATCTAGATTTGCAGCGCCTCACCAATGGCAAT